Below is a window of Pelobates fuscus isolate aPelFus1 chromosome 13, aPelFus1.pri, whole genome shotgun sequence DNA.
gcaggtcactgtgtgtgtgtgtgtgtgtgtgaccttgAATCTTCAGAAATCCAGGATAAGGCTTAAACCATGGTTAAAATGGTTAGCCTTTCAAACTGTAATACTCTTAGTATGATATACATCTGTGTAAAATGTGGCTTGATGACACTTACGCTTTATTTCTGATTTGTATTCTTAAAAAGCATGGTACCAGCACATTCCGGTGATCATGTGATGTTTAGCACTCTCCCAAATATCCCTAAACATCTTACAAGTGTCCTGTGAAATACTTTCCCTGGAAATAGGTGTTAAGTACTATCCACAACAATACTTTTAAAGCTTCTATGAGGAACAAGTAATTCAACCGTTTATGATTAGGCAAAATATCCTTGAAATCGCATTGCTTCCCTCAAGGAACTAAGATGAAATCCTTGTTCATTTAATCtatcttaaagggattctccagtgccagaaaaaaacaaacccgttcccctggcactagagaatcctagaGTGTTCCCCTCGCTCCCGGGATGGGGGATCCCATGTCGctgaaaccccttcagctacttacctgaatccagcgccaatggaaaatatgacgctggaggtccgtgaggacgtccagcgtcgaaTAACTGACCAAAAATCTGTTACGAATcaggaagcgcccccagtggctgtctgttagacagccaaaGAGGGCTGACTTAGAGCTGCAAAGTAaagagtttctctggaactgcaatgttttacattgcagcactaagtgcaaaagagacccagcacccagaccacttcaattagctgtgtccctttaatgagatgTAATTACTTGGGGgaataaagcaaataaaatgtgACATTCAATTGAAATCCCAACAATACACAATTTAGTGGATAAACCGAGCTGTGTTTACAGTTGTTGTGGTGAAATCCTTCCAGctcacagtttattgaataacctaaTCACGTCAACCCGCTTTAAAACCGTAGCTGACCATAGCGGACATGCTAGGTGGTTTGAAATTGTAAGTGCACTTAGGTGCACTTGAAAATGGAAGTAAGTTTTCTAATTTTGTGGAATTTATagcgaaatttttttttttctctaatttttgttttctaatcTGTCATTTTGTTTTAGGCGAGGGCACAGCCTTCCGGACGCCCTTCTAGAGAACAAAGATCACGGCCTAAGCAGGAATCTGACTGCGTCTTGCTATAGTGTGGATCTTACGCCGAGTGATGGCGTTAATTGTGTTTCCTATAAGGAGTGCCCAGAGGACCACTTCAACGCAGATCTGCTTCGACTTGTTCTGCAGCAGATATTATATTGCAGCTCCACTGatcctgctatgtttatatatgtattttgatcCTTTTTTTCTAATCACTCAAGGAGCTGTGTTTATTCTCTGTTCTTTATATGACCTGAATTTCCTAGAAACTAGCAGACTTCCTACACTGTAAAATACAGTCTTCTGTTGCTATGCTTAATTATTTTGCAATTTACAATCCTAGTTGCCACGAGGGCACTTTTGTGACAACCTGAAACTTAAAGgactctttattttatatttaaagcgAAGACCAGTAGCTAGAAAGGGTTACAGCGTTTTCTCAGCCTACCAAGAATATTGCAACACTTGCTGTTGATGTGCAGTAATATTGCCACACACAATAAAGGTGTTTATCTATCAACACTAATAGACATATACTACTTGTGACTGAACGCCACCGGGTATGTGGGTCTGCCACCTCAGACAGGGATCCTTGCTGAGAACAGGACCATTCTATATCTCCCCCAGCTGATCACCGTGCGCAGGCCCATTTGGGAATGCCTCTTCTTACCAGTCAGGTATTaacccctctgcctcctgctcccAGTCAGGTATTAACCCCTCTGCCTCCTCCTCCCAGTCAGGTATCAACTCCTCTACATCCTTATCGCAGTCAGGTATTAACCCCTCTGCCTCCTTATTGCAGTCAGGTATCGACTCCTCTGCCTCCTTATTGCAGTCAGGTATCGACTCCTCTGCCTCCTTATTGCAGTCAGGTATTAACCCCTATGCCTCCTCCTCCCAGTCCGGTATCGTCTCCTCTGCCTCCTTATCGCAGTCCGGTATCGTCTCCTCTGCATCCTTATCGCAGTCAGGTATTaacccctctgcctcctgctcccAGTCAGGTATCGACTCCTCTACATCCTTATCGCAGTCAGGTATTAACCCCTCTGCCTCCTCCTCCCAGTCAGGTATTgaccctcttcctcctcctcccagtcaggtattaacccctctgcctcctgctcccAGTCAGGTATCGACTCCTCTACATCCTTATCGCAGTCAGGTATTAACCCCTCTGCCTCCTCCTCCCAGTCAGGTattgacccctcttcctcctcctcccaggcaggtattgacccctcttcctcctcctcccaggcaggtattgacCCCTCTTCCTTCTCCTCCCAGTCAAGTCTCAacccttttcctcctcctcccagtcAGGTATCGACTCCTCTGCCTCCTTATCGCAGTCGGTTattgacccctcttcctcctcttcGCAGTCAGGTATTGACCCTTCTGCTTGTCCTGTTTCCAACTACTACCTTTGTGGCATTCAGGCCTAGCTCTTTCCTTACATGTCCCTGACCAGGGCAGCTAGCAAGCAGTTCTGACAACTCTGCTAATGGAATTTCCAAACAAACCAGGTAGGATACACAGCTCTTCATTTTTGGACGAGGACTAGCCTTTGGTGACTTGTCCTTTTTAACATATGGTGACAACCATTtacaatacaaaatatttgtaaaCAAGCAACCATAATTCATACATCAAAATATACAATGCAAGTAACCCTTTTAAACacaataaaagcaaaaatatatacatgtaactgcCTATTTGGTTGCTCTAAATTGCATACCAATAATATGTACATTTGACACGTCCATTCAGTCAACAGAGGGGGCGCTGCACAGTTATCAAACTAACAATGTATAGTTTGCAAGTCAAGTGCTAGAGTCACACTgctattctatacattattcataTGCCAGTCCTGCTGTATCATATCTATTGGGGCCCAGGATGACCAATGGATTCCAGATGGCAGTCATAACTAGCAGAATCTAATCTAACCAGTAATGTCTCATGTGATTTCCTGACCTCTTTTTCCTTACGGAAGTGAATGAACTGCTGTATTGCTAattcttacaaaaaaaaacacaaagatcaCCTTTGCGATCTCAGTTTGTTTTCTAACTTTTTAGCAACAAGTGATAGATAGCTTGTTCCTTTCTAtctttttaaatgaatttaataTGAGCCTTTTCTGATCCTCGTCATTTTGCACTTAGTTTTGGTGAAGCCCCAACCAAAATGACAttattagatttttaattttatttgtctgTGCAAAGATTTCGAGGGTTAAataatgtgtgttgtgtgtttttttgtttttgttttttttatgtcaacACTCATTAAGAGATCGGTTGCAACCACCATTACTCTCAGCCAGGAAGTTTGGAACTGTAGCGTGACATTGTCTAGTTAATCTATATTCAATACAGCTGTTGTAAACGGTAATGTTGCTACGACCTGGTCTTTTAACACAGAATCTCTATCGAATAACATAGCTTTTACTAAACAAATGAGACCAGAACAGTTCCAAAAAGTGCGGTTCTAGTAACGATTACAGACTAGGAATGGAGAAGTTTATTCATAACGTGCTAACCTTTTTGTGTGTTCTTCTGTTAAACCCTCCGGGCACCCGAGGCAACAGAACAATGGTTGGGCACTGCCACGTAATGCGATTACTTGTCATTTCTAATTGTAAATTAAGGTTTAGAAAACATCCGTGATCTTTCGATGTGTATAACCAGACAATGTGTCCAGTCTATTGTTCATCATGCCCAGGTACTCAAAGGGCCAGTGAATTAATGTAACGGCAAATAATTAACACTCCCTCTAAATCTCCATAGTCcgaagaagggggaaaaaaaaacatttctatataccTATACACAATAACAAAGTTTGTCTTTTCCCCaaaactgatttttattttctgtatatcACTAGTTGGAACTGTGTTCTGTCTGATTTAGTTGGACTGACGTCTATCACATTATGTTTGCTTAGCTTTATCAATGCATTACATTCCTGTTAAATTCACAAACCACTGgtaaatttcaataaaatacaagaaaAGGGCAACAAGGTCTTATCTTTTGCCGTATGAAGCTTGGTGTTTAGGAACTGGATGAATTAGTTGGCAAAATAAAGGGATCGTTGAGGAACATGTCTATACCTagtagtattttcttttttttattaaaaacgtGTTAAAGTGAGaagctttttcatttattttgcagtagttcatttttgtttttttttgcttttattttccaTATCTCAAGTATTTTATTAGATACATTAAGTTGATTTAGTGCAGATATACCTTTGTAAAGCATATGGAAACCAATCTGCACCTAATGTTTTTCAAacttcaaacaaaataaaaatgtgcatgcatttaattatgcatcttTTCATTATGGATATACCTAAAAACAACTTGAAAAAGGTGCTGACTTCTTCTGACAGATCCtgtatattgtttttaaagtaaaattctttttttttttttcagaagttCAAAATGTTCATAGCCTTTTTCCAGGACTAACATTTTCTATTAATATTCccccattttaattatttttggttccataatgtctgcagtggttatggtgccaggagtgtaaaaATGGTGTGCCAGAATGACCGACTGCCCAATAGGGCTATGTATCAGAGATGCCTTTTTGCTTTAGTGCTAatgtaagggttaaaaaaaaaatcagctgccACAGGGCAGAGCTATGTGACTAGTCAGGTCTGGCCTGGGCTTACTGTATGTCTCGTGCAGAATATAGCAAACCATGCGCCCGTGTCTAGATTATTAGGTTTATGTGTATACATTGGGCCATATGTCACCTGCAGCTTTAGGTTGAAATGGTACACCACCCCTCAGTACGGTGTCTTCCTAACATCACTCCTACATTACGGGACACAAGGGACATCAGCCAGGTCCTTCTAAGTGTACCCATGCTCCTGTGACGGCGAACGGGGGGGGAGAATAGCTGTATGTTTAGCTGGTCCGTACAGTGCAAGAAGCACAACTACCCTGAGCGTTTTCAATCGATAAAATAAATATCCGTCTCTGTAACGCTATGTCATGTTTATTTCACCACAAACCACTCTCGTCTGCACTTTCGATGTACGTGACCCGACATCATGCCAGAACGACGCACATTACGAACAAAGAGAACTAAAGCTGACGGCAGTGGATCTGGAAGAAAGATTTTCCCAAAAATGTTCCTGGCCTATAAAAAGAAGACTGGTAGAATtgtcattttaaaaaaagaatttgaaaaatCTGTTTTTGCCTTCGTAGGACCATCCAAGAACAAGCGCTGGTGTTTCATAGATTATTTATAATgatctttttagagaaaatgtatctttttttttttttttttttaagtctgacTGTTATCAGAACAaatgctgctcaacctaacttgctgcTGCTGTGATTGCTCTGCGTAAACCTGGAACCGTAGAATCTAACCCAACATGACTGCTCGGTCTGATAAGAAAaacgcgattttttttttttccccaaaatataATCCCAATGTacaccattaaaaataaatacaaattatttaatgtcatgaactttaaaaaaaaaaaaaaaaaatgtgtcccgtAGATGTCCTTAAACTATAACCAGACTAGACTGTACGGTTCTACCGGAGTCTTCATCAAGGCATGGCCGCTGCTTGTGTTTTACAGCAGATTTTCGTAGGCCTTTGATATCCCGGCTGTTATCAGGATCTGGGGACGTTGCCAGATTAAAGGTTTTTTGTAAACACTGTTACGCAGTAAAGGGTGCCAAAACACAATTTATGTAATCATTCTTTGTTAAAAATCTAGAAGGCATTATTAAACTATGTTTTGGGATAAATGAAACATTCCGAATAAGGCTGCCGTATTGGCAGGGATGGTGCTAGTGTTTTAAAGCACAAAAAAAGGATTAGAAGAGTCCATCTAGCGTTCAAGAGATGgctttaattatatacacactaacactccgAAGCGCTGTACAAAAAGTGAACATGACATGCCATTAATTGCAACTAAAAGTGTTTCACGAAAAAAAGcggacagttaaaaaaaaaaaaaacacactgcacacaggaTCCACAGTTTTTATTAAACCGGGTTTACAAAAAGCAGAGGGATTCCAGTTGGAGCCTCGTAGCCACATATCTTAAAAGATATAAGAAGTAGAGTTGTACCCAAGGATTCGATTTGTTCGTCTCTAGATTGACAGGCATTTGATTCGCTCATCGCAGCGGACAGAGATTTGGACACAAGTCTGATAGGAAGCCAGGATAGGGATCACTGAAGGGGAGCGTTGAGGAAGACTAAAACAACTGCAATTCACCCTAAAATCAGGATCATTTACTCTTTCACCCCGGGACCCTCAAAATCTCGCTTCCACCTACATAAGAAACTGCCCGTTCGCCCCCAATGAATCTAATTCTTTATCTTTTTATCTGTCATCCTTAAACCTATCTCTCCTTAGTGGATCTCGGAGAATGTTTCCgaatgtgtgtttattttaatctaaaacttgccgtttagtgaatatccctataAAGGGTTTATTACGTAGACAGTGATTTAAAAACCAAATGGCAACATTCGGGTTAAAATATCCAAACTGTATAATTATTGTGTTTCTAAATATTTTCCAATACAGGTTTTCGTTGGGCCTGGATTTTGCAGTTTGCAGTCTCTATTCTCTACAATTCACTGTTCGGAGGTTTATTCGCTAAACGGTGAATGTTGCCGAAATGTAAGTGGGATTATAAAAGCCGACTCTGCTTCAGTCACAGCCATGGCTATTTGTGCCTGGATTTTGCGATTCGGTTTTCGCTCTTTCGTTGCATGAACCTTTAACGTATACAGCCTTGCAGGTCCCGTCACATGACATAtacaacaataaacactcagaCTTGACGTTCCTCTGAAAGCCACGCACATAGCACACGGTCCCTAAGGCTCCAGCAGCTGATATTGTCAGACGGTCCCTGGGCATACAATATGAGGTCAAAGTATTAAAGGGGCTGGCTGTCTGCTCTGTGCACTCTGTGTCTCAGGTTAGTTGATTGCAGCatgtttttttggtgttttttgttttttttgtagaaaatctGGTTGATTACAATAACTAATATAGGGATTTCTACACTTTGTATAATGCTTAATCCCTGTTTATATAATGCTTAATCCCTCATATATCTTACTTTACCAATGAGGGATCTCCTGGTAGACCAGTAATTATTAGGCAATGTCTGCAGCCAGGtgtttctgaactacatttcccatgatgcttagccagtCTTAAAGGCCCACACTTTCTACTTGCCACTACACGCAGGCAAGAGGGCCAATAGccgtattaacccttaatatacCAGCAGCGACACCGCATggttaaaaaaaacctgtatttctAAGTAGTGGAGCTGCTGTATACACCAAAATCTTTACAAAATGCACGGTTACCTAATGTCTTGTGAATCCCCCTGATAATATAACCCCATGTGTTAttcctctacccccccccccccccccttaaattcTATTCTATAACATTTAACTGCCCGCTACTAATCTAAGCTAAACTAGTAGTGAAATATGGGACAGGGCATGATCTCATCATTCAGAGATTTAGAGTATACTGGCAAATTATAAAAATGATGTATTTAGTAATTAGCCAAATGTGATGATTTTACAATGTGAAGCTAGCTGGGATATTCCCTGTGTGAACTTGCcgtgaattcagagtgaattctaaattttagtctaaaattaTAAACTGGTATTCCAACGATTTTAGTGGGACAGTCCAGATTTTCTGACTCTTTCCCGTCGTCCTGCACTATTTCCCTGGTGTCCCTAACAACCATAgtgtgagcacatcattagacacaaTTGCTCTATGTTTAggacactaggaccctgcagaaaGCACTGGTACGATGCTCCCCGCAGGGGCTGGCCTTAGATGATTGGCAGGTTGCCTGGCGTGAATGCAACTGCCAATAATTTGGGTGGACCCACCACCTTTCTGGGCAGGTCCGCCCTTTGGGTGGAGCCAGTAATATAATCAGGTCACTGGTCCACCCCCTTCTCGTGACGCCAGAGTTGGGAGGTTTGTATAAATGTCAACACACACattatgtgtaatatatatttaacagacaataacataaataattatttaacaaGTCTGAGGGTAACAGCCATTTCTTTTACTAATAAAGGTTTTTGTTAGGTTGCATATATAAACCGTGTAGTGTATTCGACTCGTTTTCATTTAGTTAAGCTTGGCTTCAGTCTTCTGGAATATactaataaataatttttttataattgagtAACAGGATTGTACAAACGATACACAGTAATCCCTTGTTGATCCAATAGGGAAATACGGTTTCCATTTTGAAATCAAGAAGGAATATTTGCTATATTGTTGCACATGGGGAATTTACTTGATATTACGaaatatagttttttgttttgcctttgtttggatcaacagcagaacgATGTGTGCAACACTGAACTTGATAGACTTGAGTCCTTTTTCAACCTCAGTTACTTTGTAAATAAGCGTAGAATTCACTAGTCGGGGGCTATTTTTGGGCATTGAGTTGTGATTTCAATACCCCTATGGGGTGTCTTGTTGCACTGCTTCCCTTAAAAATAGCTCGCTATATTTGTATTGTAATTTACAGGCTGAGTAGAAGAGGTGTATTATGGGTAAATTGTGCATAATTGTGTCCTTTTAAACCGCAAGTCTGGCCAAAGAGACCAGATCGCAGTGAACCTCTCCGTGTCCAGGTGTCCGACTTATCCTCTCCGAGTTCTGCCTGATCCAGAACGACTGAGTGAGTTCTCTGTTTAAATCCACTGATATTCTTTATTCTTATATAGAGCTCCTATCCAGGGTGTTTGCCTATATTAGCAATTCATTCTTCACTAACGCCTAATTACTAATGTTTTATCAGAGGGTTGAGAGTACAGTGGATTGAATTTTATACACGGGATTTGTTCAAATCTTTTAGTGATGCAAAAAGTAAATACCTGCCAACAGTCCTTGATATTCAGCGATAGTccctatttttttaacatttgttggagttttaaatagataaataaattgaagaatctcaggcactcactgcgattgtttctaggcagatttattgcaacgtttcgacctgttaaggtctttatcaagctttttttttttcttctatgaaATCGATATATACACACCGGTATGAGAACACCACCATTTTATATGAGCTCTTCCCAGCACTTTTAACAGAGCTCATTTGTGTAGATTTATTTATAACAATTGTAAAATATGCCTATTGTGTAATGGCAAAAATGTTATGAatacaatgtaatttttttaaattttttttagctcTATTTATTTAGTGCTAGCTTAGAACTTACAGCTACCTGACACAATTAGAAATTGGAAGTTCCTTGATTAATCAGAACTTtgaaatttaaaggaatactccaagcaccataaccactacatactgtagtggttatggtgccaggagtgccctgacacACTCCCAGTGTAAGTATAACCATTTAGGAGATAATACATCTGCTTGGTAGAAAAAGCTCTGATTTTAAGCaagaaaaactggaatggcttaACTCTTAAGAAGGTTTAAACGCGGTTTTCATGGTAGGCTAGAAATTCTGTAGGACCCACACGTTTTTAAAGAATCTACTGAAAATGTCGCAATGCTGGCTTGTTTCATCCGCAATAGATATGTCGGGACTTCATAATTCTCTGTGATTCTGTAATAAAGAggatatatgtataattatatatatttcttttttttgaacctgttaaagaaacactttaggcTCCCAGACCACATCATCCCTCTGAAGGAACAGCAATGTTTCCATTGTATGAGTAACCTGTGTCTATTGGCCGTTATACTgccatacagccactagaggcacgtcCGCTGAAATAGTGGAGTAAAGCTTCTCTATTTCAATCAAATGGTCCCATGTGCATTAGCCTAccagtgctttcctattggaTCAATCTCGATGATCTCAGACAAGAAGGCGGAACGGCGTGCCGGAGACCAACGCTGCGAggtagaaaaggtaagtaaaggcAACTTTTTAACCCTGGCAGTCAGGGTCTGGTCACCTAAATGGTCactagggcactatagcgttgggcatatcattttttatttctatcactgttgtgttcctttaagtgctgGGTCTTCATTTTCTTATATTGTTGATATTTCCACTTGTGATTATTTCAGTGGTTTATCTTGTTCTCTGTGCAGTGGGATTGCACTCAAGTGTGTAGCAGACATCAAATTTTAAGCTACAAAGTGCTTTTTTATTGCCCAATTTAAGAGCAACATTTGTGTTTCAAAGTTAGCGCTCCAAAAATTGTTAATtgttcattttataaaaaaatatttactattAGCGAGATTTTAAATTAGCCACCTTAGAAACGTTTTATTCTTTAACTGTTTGTATGCTACATAGTATATTTCTCTGACAGTAAAAGAGACCACATGGTACGTCTGAAATAGCACTGCTCGGTCTCCTTGGTCATCTGACATTCTTTTTCAGCAGACTGACGTGTAGGATGCCCCCTACACCTCCCCACAACTTCTCCTGGGTGGAACCTGGGCTGTTGGCTGGCATGGCTATGCCACGACTCCCTGCCCACTACGAGTATTTGTACCAGAATGGTATACGGCACCTGATAACACTGACAGAGCACAAACCGCCGTATCATGACACTTGTCCTGGAATCACTCTGCATCGTATTCGCATCGTGGACTTCTGCCCACCAAGTTTGGACCAGATCAAGAGCTTCCTCAAAATCGTAGAAGATGCTAACACCGAGAAAGAGGTACCGTGGCAATCTAGGCCTAACTGTTTTGGCTCACATACCAGTCATGCATGTACCTTGGATTACACTTGTATCAGGCCATGTAATCAATGCACTTGTGAAATGTGTTTGAACAAAAATCACTTGTTTTTGTAACATATTAAACACtttcaataaaagaaaacaaagggctaagttaaagggacactgtaggcagccgaccacttcagcttattgaggtggtctgggtgcattgtcccatgtcccttaacccaacagtggtaactattgcagtttctgagaaacagcaataattacctgAGGGTAaactcagccactagagggacttccggaatccaaacagacctttggtccgttatctgacgctggacgtcctcacgctctgtatgaggacctccagcgtcagatttttccccataggaaagcattaaataattccTATAGGGAAATCgtaatgcgagcgcggccattgccgcgcatgtgcattaggtctcccctgccacctgacttcggcgggggaggagcgtagaCGGAACTTACCCAGCGCCGAGGTACATCGGCGCTGGCTTCAGGTAAGTGGGGccacgtggggggggggggggggggggaaggggtgcactgtaggattctac
It encodes the following:
- the DUSP23 gene encoding dual specificity protein phosphatase 23; translation: MPPTPPHNFSWVEPGLLAGMAMPRLPAHYEYLYQNGIRHLITLTEHKPPYHDTCPGITLHRIRIVDFCPPSLDQIKSFLKIVEDANTEKEGVAVHCMHGFGRTGTMLACYLVKTRKITGVDAINEIRKIRRGSIETTEQEKSIIQFHHYIK